A stretch of Girardinichthys multiradiatus isolate DD_20200921_A chromosome 20, DD_fGirMul_XY1, whole genome shotgun sequence DNA encodes these proteins:
- the cav4a gene encoding caveolin-2 — protein MDTMKKDEDSEEVEIDLGDSSDPEESENEEEPQMLWRAQPSLDEEENIHTSTLVEISDTKPLINSRDPRGINDCLKVGFEDVIAEPPSVRSGDRIWIWSNAFFEVSRVWIYRIVTVLLAIPVSVISGFLFAILNCFHIWMVRPCIQCVLIGTRWLQSFWSIVLHVTAVPFLTSAGKCCGGLGVHLTKE, from the exons ATGGACACCATGAAGAAAGATGAAGATTCAGAGGAAGTGGAGATTGATCTGGGGGACTCAAGTGACCCAGAAGAGTCTGAAAATGAAGAGGAACCGCAGATGTTATGGAGAGCCCAGCCCTCTCTGGATGAGGAGGAAAACATTCACACGTCCACACTGGTGGAAATCAGTGACACCAAACCTCTGATTAATTCAAGGGACCCCCGAGGTATCAATGACTGCCTCAAG GTGGGGTTTGAGGACGTAATAGCTGAGCCGCCATCTGTGCGCAGCGGCGATAGAATATGGATCTGGAGCAATGCCTTCTTTGAAGTGTCCAGGGTCTGGATCTACAGGATAGTCACCGTGCTTCTGGCCATTCCCGTGTCAGTTATCTCTGGTTTTCTGTTTGCCATCCTCAACTGCTTCCACATTTG GATGGTTCGACCCTGTATTCAATGTGTCCTCATCGGTACTCGCTGGCTACAGAGCTTCTGGAGCATCGTGCTGCATGTCACTGCGGTCCCATTCCTAACGAGTGCAGGGAAATGTTGTGGAGGTTTAGGTGTACACCTGACCAAAGAATGA
- the LOC124856343 gene encoding isotocin receptor-like, translating into MEELLRAQDAWSQNVSWYNSSHINSTHLGNSTVNPLKRNEDVAKVEVTVLVVVLLLALTGNLCVLWAIHTTKHSHSRMYYFMKHLSIADLVVAVFQVLPQLIWEITFRFYGPDFLCRLVKYLQVVGMFASTYMLVLMSIDRCLAICQPLRSVHKGKDSFCVIASWILSLIFSTPQAYIFSLRDVGNGVYDCWGDFVEPWGAKAYITWMSLSIYILPVAILSLCYGLICFKIWQNINMKTRREHFLALTPRPSKGAQPLSRVSSVRLISKAKIRTVKMTFVVVIAYIVCWTPFFFVQMWSAWDPAAPREDIAFIISMLLASLNSCCNPWIYMFFAGHLFHDLMQSFFCCHRHYLADSSCHCDRQRKHKRGSSTYVMKNGSSMRSLTHTSSTGGVAH; encoded by the exons ATGGAGGAACTTTTACGCGCACAGGATGCTTGGTCTCAGAACGTTTCCTGGTATAACTCCAGCCATATAAACAGCACTCATTTAGGGAACAGCACGGTAAATCCCTTAAAACGAAACGAAGATGTAGCCAAAGTAGAAGTTACAGTCCTGGTTGTGGTGCTGCTGCTCGCTCTGACCGGTAATCTGTGCGTCCTTTGGGCTATCCAcaccaccaagcacagccactCGCGGATGTATTACTTCATGAAGCACCTGAGCATCGCAGATCTTGTTGTGGCGGTGTTTCAGGTCCTGCCGCAGCTTATCTGGGAAATAACCTTTCGCTTTTATGGACCCGATTTCCTTTGCAGGCTGGTCAAATACCTCCAGGTTGTGGGCATGTTTGCGTCCACCTACATGCTGGTCCTGATGTCAATCGATAGATGCTTAGCGATCTGCCAACCGCTTCGCTCTGTGCACAAGGGGAAAGATAGCTTCTGTGTGATCGCATCTTGGATCCTCAGTCTGATTTTCAGCACCCCACAAGCCTACATTTTTTCTCTCAGGGATGTCGGAAATGGCGTTTACGATTGCTGGGGGGACTTCGTGGAACCCTGGGGTGCCAAAGCCTACATCACATGGATGAGTCTGAGCATCTACATTCTTCCAGTGGCGATATTAAGCCTCTGTTACGGCCTGATATGCTTTAAAATATGGCAAAATATCAATATGAAAACCAGGAGGGAGCACTTTTTGGCTCTCACGCCGAGGCCGTCCAAGGGCGCACAGCCACTGTCACGCGTGAGCAGCGTCAGGCTTATATCGAAAGCCAAGATCCGCACCGTGAAAATGACATTTGTGGTGGTCATTGCTTACATTGTGTGTTGGACTCCTTTTTTCTTTGTCCAGATGTGGTCTGCATGGGATCCTGCTGCACCAAGAGAGG ACATAGCCTTCATTATCTCCATGTTGCTTGCTAGTCTCAACAGCTGCTGTAATCCTTGGATCTACATGTTCTTTGCTGGTCACCTGTTTCACGACTTGATGCAGAGCTTCTTCTGCTGCCACAGACACTATCTGGCAGACTCTTCCTGCCACTGCGATCGGCAGCGCAAGCACAAGAGAGGCTCCTCCACTTACGTCATGAAGAACGGCAGCAGTATGAGGAGCCTGACACACACATCCAGTACAGGGGGGGTGGCGCACTGA